In Schizosaccharomyces osmophilus chromosome 1, complete sequence, the genomic window gAACTGTTTGAATTTTCTGGATCTAACTCGCTGGATGGAGAGGAGCGTGAAGGATCATTAGCGATTTCACGTCTCAATGCTTCCAATTCTCTTTGAAATCGCATACCAAAAACGTCGACTAATTAAATGTTAGAATTTGTTGGTCAATTGTTCCACTTACTATAATAAGATGCGCCATTCCATACTGACCAACCAAAAATGACAACCAAAAAAGCAGTAGAATAGACTTTGTTATTGTACCAAATAGAGCATGGACACATGGTAGTAATAGAATATAAATATTGAAGAACCATAAAAGCGAAGGGTCGAAGATTTTCAGGCAACGCGTTTAATGCTTTTCCTAAAGTCGTCTTAGAGTAGCTGGCAAAAATGTTAGTCATGAGTATATGTATTTTTAGACATACGCTTTTGACATCCACGTAAAGGAAGTAGGTTTTCCTGCCTGAATTTCTTTACGCTTTCCGacttgaatgaaaaagtagtACCATATCTGCCATAAAGCGTATGATATAGACGCGATTTTTAATGAAGATCCCAAATAAATATTAGGAACATTTGGTATAGCTGGAAACCGTTCCTCGAGAAGGGATGGATTGACTAAATGGACTAGTGTATGTAAAACTAGAGGAgggaaaaaatgaataaatagACTCGTAATTTTATCACTAATATTGTTAGAGAATAGAAACTTCAAGTGAACATACAGAGAATGGAATAAAAGACTGTTTCGCCAAGCTACAACTGACCAAGCAAGAGTGCCGTAACTCACGGAGTAACTCAAAACAAAGAACCTGCGACTGAAGGGAAATATCCATATGTAAGCTAGTAGCTATTGACAAGTCAGATTATGTATTcgtattttaaaaaataataaaataaaaagatttcatACCATAACATTCCCCCAATAACAAAAATCAGCAATGAAGTAAACATAGCCTTTACGATGGTATGTATAGTACCTGATTTTAAAGTTAGCAAAtaataaacgaaaatttGAGTACCTTAGTGGAAGGAAAATGAGGA contains:
- the gpc1 gene encoding glycerophosphocholine acyltransferase (GPCAT) Gpc1, with the protein product MNSDEFEYDSDTESEYSIFDENDRYALHGLNNSLGISDLVDVPNLFRVYSWLQNHYKQKKGQLRHGVSRQRNKLQPLHRQLNQESEKLKEKFGHSIDELQAKWNSGQMVRFRDKVSFVLGVSTSILTALLLGMAPEYIHIWYTIQLLIFLPLRYYTYHRKGYVYFIADFCYWGNVMLLAYIWIFPFSRRFFVLSYSVSYGTLAWSVVAWRNSLLFHSLDKITSLFIHFFPPLVLHTLVHLVNPSLLEERFPAIPNVPNIYLGSSLKIASISYALWQIWYYFFIQVGKRKEIQAGKPTSFTWMSKAYSKTTLGKALNALPENLRPFAFMVLQYLYSITTMCPCSIWYNNKVYSTAFLVVIFGWSVWNGASYYIDVFGMRFQRELEALRREIANDPSRSSPSSELDPENSNSSKVK